The Gillisia sp. Hel_I_86 genome has a segment encoding these proteins:
- the rpsE gene encoding 30S ribosomal protein S5 has protein sequence MYQDYKNVELVKPAGLELKDRLVGVQRVTKVTKGGRAFGFSAIVVVGNEDGVVGQGLGKSKDVASAIAKSIEDAKKNLVRIPIYKGSIPHEQKGKYGGARVLLIPAATGTGVIAGGAIRAVLEAVGVHDVLSKNQGSSNPHNVVKATFDALLQLRSAQTVAKQRGITLDKVFKG, from the coding sequence ATGTATCAAGATTATAAAAATGTAGAACTTGTAAAACCAGCAGGCCTTGAATTAAAAGATCGTTTGGTTGGTGTGCAACGTGTTACAAAAGTTACAAAAGGTGGTAGAGCATTTGGTTTTTCTGCTATTGTAGTAGTAGGTAATGAGGATGGAGTAGTAGGTCAAGGATTGGGAAAATCCAAGGACGTTGCTAGTGCAATCGCAAAATCCATTGAGGATGCCAAAAAGAATTTGGTAAGAATCCCCATTTATAAAGGATCTATTCCCCATGAGCAAAAAGGTAAATATGGTGGAGCAAGGGTTTTATTGATCCCTGCTGCAACTGGTACCGGAGTAATAGCTGGTGGTGCAATTCGTGCCGTATTGGAGGCTGTTGGTGTACATGATGTACTTTCAAAAAACCAAGGATCTTCAAACCCGCATAACGTTGTAAAAGCAACTTTTGATGCCCTATTGCAATTGCGTAGCGCTCAAACCGTAGCTAAACAACGTGGTATTACATTAGACAAAGTTTTTAAAGGATAA
- the rpmD gene encoding 50S ribosomal protein L30 translates to MAKIYVKQVKSAIKRTANQKRTLEALGLRRLNQVVEHENTPNILGMVNKVQHLVSVEETK, encoded by the coding sequence ATGGCAAAGATATATGTAAAGCAGGTTAAAAGTGCGATCAAACGTACTGCAAACCAGAAACGTACTTTAGAAGCACTTGGTTTAAGAAGACTTAACCAAGTTGTAGAGCACGAAAACACACCAAACATCCTTGGTATGGTAAATAAAGTTCAACACTTAGTTTCTGTAGAGGAAACAAAATAA
- the rplE gene encoding 50S ribosomal protein L5, giving the protein MAYAPRLKQEYKDRVVSALTEEFSYSNIMQVPKLQKIVLSRGVGAAVADKKLIDHAVDELTMITGQKAVSTISKKDVASFKLRKGMPIGAKVTLRGEKMYEFLDRFITSALPRVRDFSGIKATGFDGRGNYNLGVTEQIIFPEIDIDKVNKISGMDITFVTSAPTDKEAKSLLTELGLPFKKN; this is encoded by the coding sequence TGCTCTTACAGAAGAATTCAGTTACTCAAACATCATGCAGGTTCCAAAACTACAAAAGATAGTTTTAAGCCGTGGAGTTGGAGCAGCTGTCGCAGATAAAAAACTTATTGACCATGCCGTAGATGAATTAACTATGATCACTGGTCAAAAAGCGGTATCAACCATTTCTAAAAAGGATGTTGCTTCATTTAAATTGCGTAAAGGAATGCCAATTGGGGCAAAAGTTACGTTACGTGGTGAGAAAATGTACGAATTCCTAGATCGTTTTATCACCTCTGCCCTTCCAAGGGTTCGTGATTTTAGTGGTATCAAGGCTACAGGTTTTGATGGAAGAGGGAATTATAATTTAGGTGTTACCGAGCAAATCATCTTCCCAGAGATCGATATTGATAAAGTGAATAAAATTTCAGGGATGGATATCACTTTTGTAACTTCCGCACCAACAGACAAGGAAGCAAAATCATTGCTAACGGAACTAGGTTTACCTTTTAAAAAGAATTAA
- the rplR gene encoding 50S ribosomal protein L18, whose protein sequence is MAFSKQARRTKIKKRIRKDITGTQSRPRLAVFRSNKEIYAQIVDDVEGTTLVAASSRDKDVTASDSNKLEKAALVGKALAEKALKAGIDSISFDRGGYLYHGRVKSLADGAREGGLKF, encoded by the coding sequence ATGGCATTTTCAAAACAAGCAAGAAGAACAAAGATTAAGAAGAGGATCCGTAAAGATATTACGGGAACCCAAAGTCGCCCTAGATTGGCTGTATTTAGAAGCAATAAAGAAATTTATGCTCAAATAGTGGACGATGTTGAAGGTACAACGTTGGTTGCCGCTTCTTCTAGAGATAAAGACGTAACTGCTTCTGATAGTAATAAGTTGGAGAAAGCTGCCTTGGTTGGTAAAGCTTTGGCAGAAAAAGCGTTAAAGGCCGGAATAGATTCGATCTCTTTTGATAGAGGTGGTTATTTATATCACGGAAGAGTTAAATCATTGGCAGATGGTGCTCGTGAAGGAGGACTAAAATTCTAA
- the rpsH gene encoding 30S ribosomal protein S8 produces the protein MTTDPVADYLTRIRNAVSANHRVVEIPASNLKKEITKILFDQGYILSYKFEDTTAQGTIKIALKYDKLTKDPVIKKIQRISKPGLRKYAGANEVPRILNGLGIAIVSTSHGVMTGRQAQAEKVGGEVLCYVY, from the coding sequence ATGACTACAGATCCAGTTGCAGATTATTTAACAAGAATTAGAAATGCGGTGTCTGCCAACCATAGAGTGGTAGAGATCCCAGCATCTAATCTTAAAAAGGAGATCACTAAAATATTGTTCGATCAAGGATATATTCTTAGTTACAAGTTTGAAGATACTACCGCACAAGGTACTATCAAGATAGCTCTTAAGTACGACAAACTTACTAAAGACCCTGTAATTAAGAAAATTCAACGAATAAGTAAACCAGGTTTACGTAAATATGCAGGAGCAAATGAAGTTCCACGTATCTTAAACGGTCTTGGAATTGCTATCGTTTCTACTTCTCACGGAGTTATGACAGGTAGGCAAGCCCAAGCTGAAAAAGTTGGTGGTGAAGTTTTATGCTACGTTTACTAA
- the rplO gene encoding 50S ribosomal protein L15 translates to MDLSNLRPAKGSVQNNSKRVGRGQGSGKGGTATRGHKGAKSRSGYSRKIGFEGGQMPLQRRVPKFGFTNINRKDYQGINLDTLQGLVDSGRVKDTVDMQVLVENGLARKNELVKILGRGELKATLKISVHKFTASAKEAIEAAGGEVVTL, encoded by the coding sequence ATGGATTTAAGTAACTTAAGACCTGCGAAAGGTTCAGTTCAAAATAACAGTAAGCGTGTAGGTAGAGGACAGGGATCCGGTAAAGGAGGAACAGCTACCCGTGGACATAAGGGAGCTAAATCTCGTTCTGGTTACTCTAGAAAAATAGGTTTTGAAGGTGGGCAAATGCCACTTCAACGAAGAGTGCCTAAATTTGGTTTCACCAACATCAACCGTAAAGATTATCAAGGGATCAACCTTGATACACTTCAAGGGCTTGTAGATAGCGGACGTGTTAAAGACACCGTGGATATGCAAGTTTTAGTAGAAAACGGACTGGCTCGTAAAAACGAATTAGTAAAGATATTAGGTAGAGGGGAATTAAAAGCAACATTGAAAATATCTGTTCATAAATTTACTGCCTCGGCCAAGGAAGCTATCGAAGCTGCCGGAGGAGAAGTAGTTACTTTATAA
- the rplF gene encoding 50S ribosomal protein L6, producing the protein MSRIGKNPITIPEGVTVSLKDKVVTVKGKLGELTQEIKDIDVKIEDDLITFERSSDKKDQKAKHGLYRSLVNNMIEGVSKGYTKELELVGVGYRASNQGQKLELAVGFSHNIVFELAPEVKVETVSDKGKNPIVKLSSHDKQLVGQIAAKIRSFRAPEPYKGKGIKFVGEQLRRKAGKSA; encoded by the coding sequence ATGTCAAGAATAGGTAAAAACCCAATCACTATCCCAGAAGGCGTTACAGTTAGCCTGAAAGACAAGGTGGTGACGGTAAAAGGAAAATTGGGCGAACTAACTCAAGAAATTAAAGACATCGATGTGAAAATTGAAGATGATTTGATTACTTTTGAGCGCTCTTCAGATAAGAAGGACCAAAAAGCAAAGCACGGGTTATACCGTTCTTTGGTAAATAATATGATTGAAGGAGTATCCAAAGGGTATACTAAAGAATTGGAACTGGTAGGAGTAGGTTATCGTGCTTCCAACCAAGGACAAAAATTAGAACTAGCTGTAGGATTCTCCCATAATATTGTTTTTGAACTAGCACCAGAGGTGAAGGTAGAGACCGTTTCAGATAAAGGGAAAAACCCAATCGTGAAATTGTCTTCCCATGATAAGCAATTGGTTGGTCAAATAGCAGCTAAAATTCGTTCCTTCCGTGCTCCAGAGCCGTACAAAGGAAAAGGAATCAAGTTTGTAGGAGAACAATTAAGAAGAAAAGCTGGTAAATCAGCTTAA
- the rpsN gene encoding 30S ribosomal protein S14 has protein sequence MAKESMKAREVKRQEVVKKYAEKRKALKEAGDFEGLQKLPKNASPVRLHNRCKLTGRPKGYMRQFGLSRVMFREMANQGLIPGVRKASW, from the coding sequence ATGGCTAAAGAATCAATGAAAGCCCGTGAGGTGAAGAGACAAGAAGTGGTGAAGAAATATGCTGAAAAACGCAAAGCTTTGAAAGAAGCCGGTGATTTTGAAGGATTGCAAAAACTTCCAAAAAATGCCTCTCCAGTGCGTTTACACAACCGTTGTAAATTAACAGGAAGACCTAAAGGATACATGAGACAATTTGGACTTTCCCGGGTTATGTTTAGGGAAATGGCCAACCAAGGATTAATTCCAGGAGTAAGAAAAGCTAGTTGGTAA